A region from the Nostoc sp. HK-01 genome encodes:
- a CDS encoding capsular exopolysaccharide family protein, producing MLKSEKHPYLSQAKSAQFNNNDDDELHVGQIFAILRRRLLLISGITALVATVAVLKAETDPPVYLGSFDILTRQVTGETKVIASVPQTISDEDTTPRVVASSNKGDGGGNTTIQVLRSPRVLDPIVEKLKTKYPYITYNSLASGLSIGSQSPDILTVQYTHPDPKLVSDVSKLLADAYLAYSLQERQLDVDQAIEFVDKQRKPIEARVKYWQNQLRNLQVENNLIDPTQRAQELAGQLAGLRQQRIENRLQLEQLVARYQDLQRELAQSRGERAGNSLLSENGRYQRILDQIQAVDIEIAQKSAIYSEENPAMQTLRERKAYLLPLLAGEEMRLQKELQSQIRSVSARDQFLYDKIKNLNNDVRYLATLSRDYSNIQQQLGIANGSLTQFTTKQQALEIEKAQKQQPWRLLDPKLATVNKPSAISNNAKLNLAIGGVLGLILGIGAALIVDKLSNIFYTVQELKNSTKLPLLGIVPLRKELEAAPQSNLSRGLQQTNRASFFEIFRSLYTNIMLLGSDDPIRSLVISSAGQGDGKSTVAVHLAQAAAAMGQRVLLVDSNLRCPTLHQRLGILNVQGLTDVIAQDLDWENVIERSPIEDNLFVMTAGPTPPDSVRLLASKKMQDLMDELQSSFDLVIYDTPPLLGFADAYLLASNTNGIVMVAGLGHLKRTALQQVLEEIQISGTPLLGMIANKSKDSTPVSHNYYQQYYKNSGSAEIVEVETENSDDQANSVFRGIRRR from the coding sequence ATGCTGAAGTCAGAAAAACACCCTTACCTGTCACAAGCTAAATCTGCTCAGTTCAACAACAATGATGACGATGAATTGCATGTAGGGCAGATTTTCGCCATTCTGCGTCGTCGATTATTGCTAATTTCTGGGATCACTGCTTTAGTAGCTACAGTAGCGGTGTTAAAGGCAGAAACCGATCCTCCTGTATATCTGGGTTCGTTTGATATTTTAACCAGACAGGTAACTGGAGAGACAAAGGTGATAGCTAGTGTACCTCAGACAATTTCTGATGAAGATACCACCCCTAGAGTGGTAGCTTCCTCAAATAAAGGCGATGGCGGTGGTAATACAACTATTCAAGTACTACGTAGTCCGCGAGTACTCGATCCGATTGTGGAAAAGCTAAAGACTAAATATCCATATATTACTTATAATTCTCTAGCTTCTGGCTTAAGCATCGGTTCACAATCCCCAGATATTTTAACTGTCCAATATACACACCCAGACCCCAAATTAGTTAGTGATGTTTCTAAGCTACTAGCTGATGCTTATTTAGCGTATAGTTTACAAGAACGTCAGTTAGATGTTGATCAAGCGATTGAGTTCGTTGATAAACAAAGAAAACCAATAGAAGCACGGGTAAAATATTGGCAAAATCAACTCAGAAATTTACAAGTAGAAAATAACTTAATTGATCCAACTCAGAGAGCGCAAGAATTAGCTGGTCAATTAGCTGGATTGCGACAACAGCGGATAGAGAATCGGTTACAACTAGAGCAATTAGTCGCAAGATATCAGGATTTGCAAAGAGAATTAGCTCAAAGTCGCGGCGAACGGGCGGGTAATTCTTTGCTGAGTGAAAATGGGCGTTATCAAAGGATACTGGATCAAATCCAAGCGGTTGATATTGAAATCGCTCAAAAATCAGCCATATATAGTGAAGAAAATCCAGCAATGCAAACGCTCAGAGAAAGAAAAGCTTATTTACTTCCTTTGCTGGCTGGAGAGGAAATGCGTCTGCAAAAAGAATTGCAAAGCCAAATTCGTTCTGTTTCAGCACGCGATCAGTTTTTATATGACAAAATCAAAAATCTCAATAACGACGTAAGATATTTAGCTACTCTGAGTCGTGATTACAGCAATATTCAACAACAATTAGGAATTGCCAACGGTAGTCTGACTCAATTTACGACTAAACAACAAGCTCTAGAAATTGAAAAAGCCCAAAAACAACAACCTTGGCGGTTACTTGATCCGAAATTAGCTACAGTTAATAAACCAAGTGCGATTTCTAACAATGCCAAGCTGAACTTAGCAATTGGTGGTGTTTTAGGATTAATTTTGGGTATAGGCGCAGCTTTAATTGTCGATAAACTCAGCAATATTTTCTACACTGTTCAAGAGTTGAAGAACAGTACAAAGCTACCATTACTAGGAATTGTACCTCTGAGAAAAGAATTAGAAGCAGCACCCCAATCCAATTTATCCAGAGGTTTGCAACAAACTAATCGAGCTTCTTTCTTTGAAATTTTCCGATCGCTTTACACCAATATTATGTTGTTGGGTTCGGACGATCCAATCCGGTCTTTGGTAATTAGTTCCGCCGGACAAGGAGATGGTAAATCTACTGTGGCGGTACATTTAGCACAAGCCGCTGCCGCAATGGGGCAGCGAGTGTTGCTAGTAGATTCTAACCTCCGTTGTCCGACTTTACACCAGCGACTTGGCATTTTGAACGTTCAAGGTTTGACTGATGTAATTGCCCAAGATTTGGATTGGGAAAATGTCATTGAGCGATCGCCCATTGAAGACAATCTGTTTGTGATGACTGCGGGGCCAACACCTCCCGACTCAGTGCGGTTACTGGCTTCTAAGAAAATGCAAGATTTAATGGACGAACTGCAAAGTAGTTTCGATTTAGTGATTTATGACACGCCACCCTTACTAGGATTTGCGGACGCTTATCTTTTAGCATCCAACACCAATGGTATTGTGATGGTAGCTGGCTTAGGTCATTTAAAACGTACTGCCCTACAGCAAGTTTTGGAAGAAATTCAGATATCTGGTACACCCCTGTTAGGGATGATTGCCAACAAGTCAAAAGATTCAACACCTGTTTCTCATAACTACTATCAGCAATACTACAAAAACAGTGGTAGTGCTGAAATCGTGGAAGTAGAAACAGAAAATAGCGACGACCAAGCTAACTCTGTTTTTAGAGGCATCAGAAGACGCTAA
- a CDS encoding SpoIID/LytB domain-containing protein — translation MISMKFQLFLGSLFSQVKFRHWWMGILLWIALVAPAQASVILRVAIERGVNQVKVGSSTSALVKDSTGRTLGQLPAMSAYYAQAISGGIALDKWQSGLFWIEPTGKGFVYIGDRWYRGRTLVVPTEKGLTAVNWVDAEEYLYSVLGGEMDTSWPQEALKAQAIAARTYALYEREKQRNNPIYDLGDSPDRWQIYKGVMSESPSTYAAVDGTTGQVLTYNNKIILSVFHACSGGHTENVEDVWGNTLPYLRAVQDYDQNVSECNWVKTFSPAEISARISGVGNVKEIIPEKYSPFRSVKALKIVGDKGTKVLQGEEVRTALKLKSTRFNVSKSADGSFVLQGLGFGHGLGMSQWGAYNLARRGINHLQILGHYYQGVALTPIKAK, via the coding sequence ATGATCAGCATGAAATTCCAACTGTTTTTAGGCTCTTTATTTTCTCAGGTTAAATTCCGGCATTGGTGGATGGGTATCCTCTTGTGGATTGCTTTGGTTGCTCCTGCTCAAGCATCGGTAATTTTACGCGTGGCCATTGAGAGGGGAGTTAATCAAGTAAAAGTCGGGAGTTCTACATCTGCTTTGGTTAAGGATAGTACCGGACGCACCCTAGGGCAATTACCTGCTATGAGCGCCTATTATGCTCAAGCAATTTCTGGAGGAATTGCGTTAGATAAGTGGCAGTCTGGTTTATTTTGGATTGAACCAACAGGTAAAGGATTTGTTTATATTGGCGATCGCTGGTATCGAGGTAGAACTTTAGTTGTCCCTACAGAAAAAGGCTTAACTGCGGTTAACTGGGTTGATGCCGAAGAGTACCTCTACAGTGTCCTGGGTGGCGAAATGGATACTAGTTGGCCACAGGAAGCTCTCAAAGCCCAAGCGATCGCAGCTCGTACTTACGCTCTCTACGAACGGGAAAAACAACGCAATAATCCCATTTACGATTTAGGTGATAGCCCTGATCGCTGGCAAATTTATAAAGGAGTTATGAGTGAATCTCCTTCTACTTATGCGGCGGTGGATGGTACGACTGGGCAGGTACTTACTTATAACAACAAAATTATTCTCTCTGTTTTCCATGCTTGTTCCGGTGGACATACGGAAAATGTGGAAGATGTCTGGGGAAATACTTTGCCTTACCTGCGGGCTGTTCAAGATTATGATCAAAATGTCAGCGAGTGTAATTGGGTGAAAACCTTCTCTCCTGCGGAAATTAGTGCCAGAATTTCTGGTGTAGGCAATGTCAAGGAAATAATTCCCGAAAAGTATTCACCTTTTCGCAGCGTCAAAGCTTTAAAAATTGTGGGAGACAAAGGTACAAAAGTTCTACAAGGTGAGGAGGTACGTACCGCACTCAAACTAAAAAGTACCCGTTTTAATGTGAGTAAAAGTGCAGATGGGAGTTTTGTGCTGCAAGGCTTAGGTTTTGGTCATGGGTTAGGAATGAGTCAATGGGGCGCATACAACCTAGCTCGACGCGGCATCAACCACCTGCAAATTTTGGGTCATTATTATCAAGGTGTAGCTCTTACGCCGATTAAAGCGAAGTAA